AATGCCTGGGGTGTTCGCGGCGAAGTCGGCTTCCGGGGTGGTTCGGATTCGTTCTTCTTCGAACCGGTTGCCAGCCTTGAATACCAGCAGACCGATCTTGACGGTTACTCGGTCAACAGCGTCGATGTGGACTTCGACAAGTTCGACGGTCTGCGCGGCATGGCCGGGCTGCGTGCAGGCACGACCTCGACCATCGGCAACGGCAACTTGCTGACGATCTTTGGTGGAGCGCATGCCGTGCATGAATTCGACGGCGGTAACGACGTCTTGCTCACGCTGAATGGCACGACGTTCGAAACCGGTGTGGATGCACGCGATACCTTTGCCCGGGCCGAACTGGGTGTCGAAATCGACGGCACGAGCGGCGTATCGGGCTTCATGTCCGGCACCGCCGACTTCGGTGGCAGCGACTACAAGGCCTATGGTGTGCGTGGCGGGATCAGCTTCAAGTTCTGATCCCTCAGCGAGCCATCGCAAAAGAAAAGGGCGGCCCTTGCGGGTCGCCCTTTTCGATTCACGTTGAGTGGTTTGAGCGGGGCAGGCTAGGCCGGTTAGTCGGCGTCTGGTTGCTTGTCTGGGTGCGCGGCGACGATGGCGGGATGGCTCGATGCGCGCTCATAGGCTGCCATCAGGGCTGGATATTCCGACAGGTCAGACCCGAAGCGCTCTGCCGAATAGACCTGCGGCACGAGATAACAGTCGACCAGCGTCGGCGTGGTGCCATAGGCATAGTCCGCGCCATAACGTTCGATCATGCGATCTAGCGCGGCAAAGCCTTCGGCAATCCAGTGCTGCGCCCAGTGATCGATCGCGGCCTGGTCCTGACCGAACTCACCTTTCAGGTATTTCAGAATGCGCAGGTTGTTGAGCGGGTGAACGTCGCTGCCGATCATGGCGCACATTGCGCGAACCAATGCGCGTTCGTCCGCGTTTCCGGGTAATAGAGCGGGAGCGGGACAGGTCTCTTCCAGCCATTCCAGAATGGCGACGCTTTGCGGGATGACGAACCCGGGGCGGACTTCCAGCGCAGGTACTAAACCCTGTGGTTGCAGCGCCGTAAAGCTGTCGTCCTTCTGTTCGCCTTTGCGCAAGTCGTGTGTGGACTGCGTGTAGGCCAACCCCTTCAGGTTCAGCGCAATCCGCGTGCGATAGCTTGTCCCGGACCGCCAGTAACCGTGGAGAACAAGGCTCATCACCCGGTCACCCGGCCGCGACATTCGCCGAAACCGATGCTGCGGACACCGTCTGTCTCGCCATAGGCCCGCATGACGATCTCGTCGCCATCCTCAAGGAACGTGCGCGTCTCGCCCGAAGGGAGCGTGAGCGGCTCTTTGCCGCCGTTCGATAGTTCCAGCAGAGAACCGAAGCTGGAAGCGTCCGGCCCTGACAGCGTGCCTGTGCCCAGCAGGTCGCCCGGTTGCAGGTTGCAGCCGTTGACCGTGTGGTGCGCAACCAGTTGCGCCGCCGTCCAGTACATTGCCGTCATCGGCCCCTTGCTCAGCCGGTGCGGTGCCACGCCTGTGTCCCGCATCTTCGCGGTCTGGATCAGCACTTCCATGCTGACGTTGTAGGCACCGTCACGCTGGTCGGCGTCGTCCCAAAGGTACTCCAGAGGCTGCGGATCGCCCTCGGGCCGCGCTGGCTGTGCAGTGCGGAACGGGGCAAGGGCGGCGCTCGTCACCAGCCATGGCGAGACGGTCGACAGGAAATTCTTGGCAAGGAACGGCCCAAGCGGCTGGTATTCCCAAGCCTGCAAATCCCGCGCCGACCAGTCGTTCAGGATCGACATGCCGGCGATGTGATCACCCGCCTGTCCGATCGGGATCGGCTGGCCCAGCGCGTTCGATCCGCTGGTCCAGATCGCCATTTCCATTTCGTAGTCCAGCCGCGCGCTGGGCTTGAAATGCGGCGGTTGTCCTTCGGACGACCGCGTCTGGCCGGTCGGGCGGATCACCTCTGCGCCGCTGGGGCGGATCGATGACGCACGGCCGTGATAGCCGATGGGCACGTATTTATAATTCGGCAACAGCGGATTGTCGGGCCGGAACAGCGCACCGACGTTCTTCGCGTGCTCGATCCCGGTGTAGAAATCGGTGTAGTCGCCGACGCGGAACGGAACCGACATCGCGCATTCGTCTGCGGCGAACAGGATATTCTCTGCATCACCGGCGCGGCTCTCGTCGGTCAGCAGGGCGAACAAGCCCTGCCGAAGTGTGTCTGCCATCGCGTTGCCATCGGCGAACAGTGCGTTCAGGCTATCCGCATCGGCCAGCAGCGCAGCCTCTGCGGCTTGACCGTCGAGCAATTTCATTGCTCCGCGCAGGCACAGGATGCGATCGCCGATCGCCACGCCGCCGCGCCGGTCGTCGCTGCCTTTGGGCGCAAACACCCCCAGCGGCAGGTTCTGGACCGGAAAGTCCGTATGGTCGTTGGCTTCGGCAACCCAGCTTTTGGCTACGGGGTCGTGGGTATGGTCGGTCATATCAATCTCATCATTGCGGCAAGCGCGCCTTGGGAAAGTCGCGCCAGCATTCATCGTAATCGTCTTGCAGCGTCGGGGCGGACAGCGCCGCCTGCGTCGGGCGGATCACCCAGCGGCTTTCGAACATGAAGGCCAGGGTGTCCTCGATCTTGTGCGGGGCGAGGGTCGCTTCCATCGCGCGGCGGGTCGTTGCCGCATCGGGCCCGTGGCCGTTCATCTGGTTGTGCAGGCTGGCACCGCCGGGCAGGAAACCGCCACCTTCCTTGGCATCGTATGCGCCGTGGACCAGTCCCATGAATTCGCTCATCACGTTCCTGTGAAACCACGGCGGGCGGAACGTATCCTCTGCCACCATCCAACGCGGCGGGAAGATCACGAAATCGCAGTTGGCTGTGCCGGGAATTTCACTGGGGCTGGTGAGTACCGTGAAGATCGATGGGTCCGGGTGATCGAAACTCACCGTGTTGATCGTGTTGAACCGGGCAAGGTCATAGCGGCAAGGCGCGGTATTGCCGTGCCACGCGACAACGTCGAAGGGTGAGTGGTCGAGTGTCGTGCGCCACAGATTACCCTGAAACTTCTGCACGATCTCGTGGCTCTCCTCCACGTCCTCGAACCACACGACGGGCGTTTCAAAATCGCGCGGATTGGCAAGGCCGTTGGCACCGATGGGGCCAAGGTCTGGCAGGCGGAACGGGCTGCCGTAATTCTCGCAGACATAGCCCCGCGATGGTCCATCCACCGCGACGCGAAACCGCAATCCGCGCGGAATCAGCGCGATATGGCCGGGCGGCACGTCCATGCGGCCCATTTCGGTATCGATCCGCAAGGCACCTTGCTGCGGCACGATCAATAGTTCGCCGTCGCTGTCCTGAAACGCGCGATGCTCCATCGAGATATTTGCGACATAGAGATACACCCCGATCCCGGCGCCTGTGCCAATATCGCCGTTTTCGCCATAGGCGATCAGCCCGTCGATGAAGTCGGTCGGTTCGGAAGGGAAGGCCATCGGATCCCAGCGTAGCCGGTTCGGCGTGACCGGCGCATTTCCGGTCGGGCTGGACGTGCGAGACAGTGGCTCGAACGGTCCATGCGCAGTCATCGGGCGCATGCGATAGAACCAGCTGCGGCGATTCTCGTCGCGCGGCGCGGTAAAGGCGCTGGTCGAAAATTGCTCGGCATAGAGGCCATAGGCCGGGCGCTGCGGGCTGTTGCGGCCCACGGGCAGGCTGCCGGGCACCGCCTCTGTCGCGAAGTGGTTGCCGAACCCAGTCTGGTAATCGCTCATGTCCGCTCCTCCTGCGGTGCCGGATATGTCGATTGTTTCAATTGCAATCAAGGTGCGGCGGGGCGTGTTGCACGGATCGGCTGCGGGGCGGCGTGGTCTTTCACCGACTCCATCGCAACGAAGGTCGAGGTGTTGGCGACATGCGGCAGGCTGGAAATCTTTTCGCCCAGCACCTCGCGATAACGGCGGATGTTTGCGGTGCGTACTTTCAGCAGATAGTCGAAACTGCTGGCGATCATGTGGCATTCCTCCACCTCCGGAATGCGGCGGACGGCTTCGCTGAACTCCCGCAGCGCAGCTTCACGAGTGTCGCTGAGCTTCACTTCGGTAAAGGCCACGTGGTCGAGGCCGAGGCGAGCGAGATCGACGATGGCGGCGAACCCGCGGATGACGCCGCGATCCATCAACTTGCGCAGGCGTGCCTGGCACGGGGTTTTTGACAGGCCGACTTTGTCGGCGAGATCGGTGATCGTCATCCGCCCATCGCCCTGCAATGCCGAGATGATCTTGCGGTCGAAATTATCCAGATCGTCCATAATATGGCCTTTTGGCAGGAAATTTGCCTGATTGTGGCTATAAAATAGGTCTATAGATCGCCATTACAGCTTGAGTAAAGGCGGAACGCTCAGGCCGTTCTGGCTATTGTTTGAATATGACGAACCGCCCGAACCCTTTCGCCCAATTCGCTCCCTCGATCCGGCCAGCCAGCCCGCGTCGCAGCGCGATCACCGCCGCCACTCGCAAGGCGGAGCCTGACTGTATCGCCGACCTGATCGGACCGGCGGAATCGCTTGATGAGAACAAGGGCCCGGTCCGCGAGTTGACCATGCAGCTGGTGGCAAGATTGCGGAAACAGGGGCAGCGCGGCGGGGTAGAGGCGCTGGTCAAGGAATACTCGCTGTCCAGTCAGGAAGGCGTGGCGCTGATGTGTCTGGCCGAGGCACTGCTGCGCATTCCCGACGATGCGACGCGCGATGCGCTGATCCGCGACAAGATCGCGCCGGGCGATTGGCAGTCGCACCTTGGCG
The sequence above is a segment of the Croceicoccus naphthovorans genome. Coding sequences within it:
- a CDS encoding Lrp/AsnC family transcriptional regulator, which gives rise to MDDLDNFDRKIISALQGDGRMTITDLADKVGLSKTPCQARLRKLMDRGVIRGFAAIVDLARLGLDHVAFTEVKLSDTREAALREFSEAVRRIPEVEECHMIASSFDYLLKVRTANIRRYREVLGEKISSLPHVANTSTFVAMESVKDHAAPQPIRATRPAAP
- the fahA gene encoding fumarylacetoacetase; this encodes MTDHTHDPVAKSWVAEANDHTDFPVQNLPLGVFAPKGSDDRRGGVAIGDRILCLRGAMKLLDGQAAEAALLADADSLNALFADGNAMADTLRQGLFALLTDESRAGDAENILFAADECAMSVPFRVGDYTDFYTGIEHAKNVGALFRPDNPLLPNYKYVPIGYHGRASSIRPSGAEVIRPTGQTRSSEGQPPHFKPSARLDYEMEMAIWTSGSNALGQPIPIGQAGDHIAGMSILNDWSARDLQAWEYQPLGPFLAKNFLSTVSPWLVTSAALAPFRTAQPARPEGDPQPLEYLWDDADQRDGAYNVSMEVLIQTAKMRDTGVAPHRLSKGPMTAMYWTAAQLVAHHTVNGCNLQPGDLLGTGTLSGPDASSFGSLLELSNGGKEPLTLPSGETRTFLEDGDEIVMRAYGETDGVRSIGFGECRGRVTG
- the hmgA gene encoding homogentisate 1,2-dioxygenase → MSDYQTGFGNHFATEAVPGSLPVGRNSPQRPAYGLYAEQFSTSAFTAPRDENRRSWFYRMRPMTAHGPFEPLSRTSSPTGNAPVTPNRLRWDPMAFPSEPTDFIDGLIAYGENGDIGTGAGIGVYLYVANISMEHRAFQDSDGELLIVPQQGALRIDTEMGRMDVPPGHIALIPRGLRFRVAVDGPSRGYVCENYGSPFRLPDLGPIGANGLANPRDFETPVVWFEDVEESHEIVQKFQGNLWRTTLDHSPFDVVAWHGNTAPCRYDLARFNTINTVSFDHPDPSIFTVLTSPSEIPGTANCDFVIFPPRWMVAEDTFRPPWFHRNVMSEFMGLVHGAYDAKEGGGFLPGGASLHNQMNGHGPDAATTRRAMEATLAPHKIEDTLAFMFESRWVIRPTQAALSAPTLQDDYDECWRDFPKARLPQ
- the maiA gene encoding maleylacetoacetate isomerase; amino-acid sequence: MSLVLHGYWRSGTSYRTRIALNLKGLAYTQSTHDLRKGEQKDDSFTALQPQGLVPALEVRPGFVIPQSVAILEWLEETCPAPALLPGNADERALVRAMCAMIGSDVHPLNNLRILKYLKGEFGQDQAAIDHWAQHWIAEGFAALDRMIERYGADYAYGTTPTLVDCYLVPQVYSAERFGSDLSEYPALMAAYERASSHPAIVAAHPDKQPDAD